In Streptomyces sp. NBC_00878, a single window of DNA contains:
- a CDS encoding SDR family oxidoreductase, translating to METTAQNTAQKPGRQLEGKVALVAGATRGAGRAMAVELGRAGATVYVTGRTTRDHVSEVGRTTETIEETAELVDAAAGTPGRGIAVPTDHLEPEQVRTLVDRIDREQGRLDILVNDMWGGDVFLDWSAEKQPDMWDMDLDKGLRIMRLGIESHIVTSHTALPLLVRNPGGLLVEVTDGTEEYNRRYRKPFFYDLAKTTPLRMAQDLGEELKERGCTAVCLTPGWLRSETMLDTAFKVTEENWRDACAYVPHFAISETPTYVGRALVALAADPDAARWNGQSLSSGGLAQEYGFTDVDGSAPDAWRYMIEVESQGKPADVTGYR from the coding sequence ATGGAGACGACAGCACAGAACACAGCCCAGAAGCCCGGCCGACAACTCGAAGGAAAGGTCGCCCTGGTCGCGGGCGCCACCCGCGGCGCCGGACGGGCCATGGCGGTGGAACTGGGCCGCGCCGGAGCCACGGTGTACGTGACCGGACGCACGACCCGCGACCACGTCAGCGAGGTCGGCCGGACCACCGAGACCATCGAGGAGACGGCCGAACTGGTCGACGCGGCGGCGGGCACCCCCGGGCGGGGCATCGCCGTACCGACGGACCACCTGGAACCCGAACAGGTCCGGACCCTCGTCGACCGTATCGACCGCGAACAGGGCCGCCTCGACATCCTCGTCAACGACATGTGGGGCGGCGACGTCTTCCTCGACTGGTCGGCGGAGAAGCAGCCCGACATGTGGGACATGGACCTCGACAAGGGGCTGCGGATCATGCGTCTCGGCATCGAGTCGCACATCGTCACCAGCCACACCGCGCTGCCGCTCCTCGTCCGCAATCCCGGCGGGCTGCTCGTCGAGGTCACCGACGGCACCGAGGAGTACAACCGCCGCTACCGCAAACCCTTCTTCTACGACCTCGCCAAGACGACCCCCCTCCGCATGGCCCAGGACCTCGGGGAGGAGCTCAAGGAGCGCGGCTGCACTGCCGTCTGCCTCACCCCGGGCTGGCTGCGCTCCGAGACGATGCTCGACACCGCCTTCAAGGTCACCGAGGAGAACTGGCGGGACGCCTGCGCGTACGTCCCGCACTTCGCGATCTCCGAGACGCCCACCTACGTCGGGCGGGCCCTGGTCGCCCTCGCCGCCGACCCCGACGCGGCCCGCTGGAACGGCCAGTCGCTGTCCAGCGGCGGCCTCGCCCAGGAGTACGGCTTCACGGACGTCGACGGCTCGGCGCCCGACGCCTGGCGCTACATGATCGAGGTGGAGTCGCAGGGCAAGCCGGCGGACGTCACGGGCTACCGGTAG
- a CDS encoding TIGR01777 family oxidoreductase — MDASRIAVAGASGLIGSALVRSLTADGHEVVRLVRRTPRAKDEVEWDPERQYVDAAGLVGCDAVVNLAGAGIGDRRWTDAYKRKIRDSRVLGTATLAEAVASLDRPPRVFLNGSAMGIYGDTGERAVDESAPPAGGFLPSVCVEWEEAAAPAQEAGVRTVLARTGLVVAAKGGAWGRLFPLFKAGLGGRMGNGRQYWSYIALHDHVAALRYLLDSESLSGPFNLTAPEPLTNREITAAMGRVLHRPTLFAVPAPVLKLVLGEMAQEVLGSQRVRPVRLLESGFTFAFPGIEEAIRAVR; from the coding sequence ATGGATGCTTCCCGAATCGCCGTGGCCGGCGCGTCCGGTCTCATCGGCAGCGCCCTGGTGCGCTCGCTGACCGCCGACGGGCACGAGGTGGTGCGGCTGGTGCGCCGTACGCCCCGGGCGAAGGACGAGGTCGAGTGGGACCCCGAACGGCAGTACGTCGACGCGGCGGGGCTCGTCGGCTGCGACGCCGTGGTGAACCTCGCGGGCGCCGGGATCGGCGACCGCCGCTGGACGGACGCGTACAAGCGGAAGATCCGGGACAGCCGGGTGCTCGGCACGGCCACGCTGGCGGAGGCCGTCGCCTCGCTCGACCGGCCGCCACGGGTCTTCCTGAACGGCAGCGCGATGGGGATCTACGGAGACACCGGTGAGCGGGCGGTGGACGAGAGCGCGCCGCCCGCGGGCGGGTTCCTGCCCTCGGTGTGCGTCGAGTGGGAGGAGGCGGCGGCTCCCGCGCAGGAGGCGGGCGTACGGACCGTCTTGGCGCGCACCGGCCTGGTGGTGGCCGCGAAGGGCGGCGCCTGGGGGCGGCTCTTCCCCCTCTTCAAGGCGGGTCTCGGCGGGCGGATGGGCAACGGGCGGCAGTACTGGAGCTACATCGCGCTGCACGACCACGTGGCCGCGCTGCGGTATCTGCTCGACTCCGAGTCGCTGTCCGGTCCCTTCAACCTGACGGCTCCGGAGCCACTCACCAACCGGGAGATCACGGCCGCGATGGGGCGCGTACTGCACCGGCCCACGCTCTTCGCGGTGCCCGCGCCCGTGCTGAAGCTCGTGCTCGGTGAGATGGCCCAGGAGGTCCTGGGCAGCCAACGGGTGCGTCCGGTCCGGCTCTTGGAGTCGGGGTTCACTTTTGCGTTTCCGGGGATCGAGGAGGCGATCAGGGCGGTTCGCTAG
- a CDS encoding NAD(P)/FAD-dependent oxidoreductase — MLEPAYQADVVIVGAGVSGLAAAHRLNSAGVTTVVLEAAPYVGGRMTTEKIDGFRLDRVGRLLSTSYPELRTTPGLDALALRPFAPGVLVHADGRVHRAGEPAGAGGARGALDAARALVSPPRRARQIPAAAVPPVSRTFPPLGGTLDQARLAAALGRIATVPVERLLARPERPAGRALAARGMPARTVEGFLRPLLAALLCDPDLTTSSRCADLALRAFASGRLCVPEGGADALPELLAGTLPPGTVRTGVRVTSVSTTSVTTADHGQLRCRAILVATGARAAAELLPGLRVPSFHPVTVVHHTADEAPLTEPALLLDADRRGPVAHTAVLSQVDPSRAPVGRALISSTILGAPPADTDLAVRAHLAALYGTATHRWELLAVHHTRDAVPAMPPPHDLRRPVRLLAGLYVCGDHRDTSTVQGALHSGHRAATALLRDLGVNAAPTAAPLAASTAA; from the coding sequence GTGCTTGAGCCCGCGTATCAGGCGGACGTCGTCATCGTGGGGGCCGGAGTCTCCGGACTCGCCGCCGCCCATCGGCTGAACAGCGCAGGTGTAACGACCGTGGTCCTGGAGGCCGCCCCTTACGTGGGTGGTCGTATGACGACCGAGAAGATCGACGGTTTCCGTCTCGACCGCGTCGGTCGGCTCCTCTCCACGTCGTATCCCGAGCTCCGGACGACCCCGGGCCTCGACGCCCTCGCCCTGCGGCCGTTCGCCCCTGGCGTGCTCGTCCACGCCGACGGCCGCGTCCACCGTGCGGGCGAGCCCGCCGGCGCCGGGGGCGCACGGGGCGCACTCGACGCGGCACGCGCCTTGGTGAGCCCCCCTCGCCGGGCCCGGCAGATACCGGCGGCCGCCGTCCCGCCCGTGTCACGCACGTTCCCGCCGCTCGGCGGGACCCTCGACCAGGCCCGGCTCGCCGCGGCCCTCGGACGGATCGCGACCGTCCCCGTGGAACGGCTGCTGGCCCGGCCCGAGCGACCGGCGGGGCGCGCGCTCGCGGCCCGCGGCATGCCCGCCCGTACGGTCGAGGGCTTTCTGCGCCCGCTGCTGGCCGCGCTGCTCTGCGACCCGGATCTGACGACGTCCAGCCGCTGCGCGGACCTCGCGCTGCGCGCCTTCGCCTCCGGCCGGCTGTGTGTCCCGGAGGGCGGCGCCGACGCGCTGCCCGAGCTGCTCGCGGGAACGCTGCCGCCCGGGACGGTCCGCACCGGGGTGCGGGTCACGTCCGTGTCCACGACCTCGGTGACGACGGCGGACCACGGCCAACTCCGTTGCCGGGCCATCCTGGTGGCGACCGGCGCCCGCGCCGCCGCCGAGCTGCTGCCGGGCCTGCGGGTGCCGTCGTTCCACCCGGTCACCGTGGTGCACCACACGGCCGACGAGGCGCCCCTGACGGAGCCTGCGCTGCTCCTGGACGCGGACCGCCGCGGGCCGGTGGCCCACACCGCGGTCCTCAGCCAGGTCGACCCGTCCCGCGCCCCCGTGGGCCGTGCCCTGATCTCGTCCACGATCCTCGGCGCGCCGCCCGCGGACACGGACCTGGCCGTCCGCGCCCACCTGGCCGCGCTCTACGGCACCGCCACACACCGCTGGGAGCTGCTCGCGGTCCACCACACCCGCGACGCCGTTCCCGCGATGCCGCCCCCGCACGACCTGCGGCGCCCGGTCCGCCTCCTCGCCGGGCTGTACGTCTGCGGCGACCACCGCGACACCAGTACGGTCCAGGGCGCCCTGCACTCGGGCCACCGGGCGGCGACAGCCCTCCTGAGGGACCTCGGTGTCAACGCGGCGCCCACGGCGGCCCCATTAGCGGCCTCGACCGCCGCCTAG
- a CDS encoding DUF4240 domain-containing protein, whose protein sequence is MDETEFWELVDATREAAEGDPEEQADLLVERLVRLDPEMVLDFARHFEARYNRAYMWDLWGAAWILLDGASDDAFDFFRCWLIGQGREVYEGAVHDPDKLADLLVDFDDEVDGDGEELGYAADEAYEQLTGTVAPDLGIPAAPPEPLGTALNLENQTLLAERLPRLWDRFAD, encoded by the coding sequence ATGGACGAGACGGAGTTCTGGGAGCTGGTGGACGCGACCCGCGAGGCCGCCGAGGGCGACCCCGAGGAGCAGGCCGACCTGCTTGTGGAGCGGCTCGTCCGGTTGGACCCCGAGATGGTCCTGGACTTCGCCCGTCACTTCGAGGCCCGCTACAACCGCGCGTACATGTGGGACCTGTGGGGCGCGGCCTGGATCCTGCTCGACGGGGCCAGCGACGACGCCTTCGACTTCTTCCGCTGCTGGCTGATCGGCCAGGGCCGGGAGGTGTACGAGGGTGCCGTGCACGATCCCGACAAGCTGGCCGACCTCCTCGTGGACTTCGACGACGAGGTCGACGGGGACGGTGAGGAACTGGGCTACGCGGCGGACGAGGCGTACGAGCAGCTCACCGGTACGGTCGCCCCGGACCTCGGGATTCCGGCCGCGCCGCCCGAACCGCTGGGCACCGCGCTGAACCTGGAGAACCAGACGCTGCTGGCGGAGCGTCTGCCGCGGCTGTGGGACCGGTTCGCGGACTGA
- a CDS encoding YafY family protein — protein sequence MRAARLIKMVLLLQSRPSMTAAELARELEVSERTITRDAQALSEAGVPVYADRGRAGGYRLIGGYRTRLTGLARSEAEALFLSGVPGALREMGLEDAASAARLKVSAALLPSLKDASRTAAQRFLLDAPAWFADPKTPELLPAVAEAVWDDRRITARYRRQEADVERELEPYGLVLKAGVWYVCARVTDAGSFRVYRIDRFTSVEPGEERFGRDEEFDLPGFWAERAAQFARSILRATVVVRLTEAGTLRLRHTVDARSAQEALAVAGPPDDAGRVTLTLPVESYDVAYTQLLSLGPEVEVLEPSGLRERFAEATARTAAYYDTRDWGGGAGATGSP from the coding sequence ATGCGCGCTGCCCGGCTGATCAAGATGGTGTTGCTGCTCCAGTCCCGGCCCTCCATGACCGCCGCCGAGCTCGCTCGGGAGTTGGAGGTGTCCGAGCGGACGATCACCCGGGACGCGCAGGCCCTGTCGGAGGCGGGGGTCCCGGTGTACGCGGACCGGGGGCGGGCCGGTGGATACCGGTTGATCGGCGGGTACCGGACCCGACTGACGGGGCTCGCCCGGAGCGAGGCCGAGGCGCTGTTCCTCTCCGGAGTACCGGGAGCCCTGCGGGAGATGGGTCTTGAAGACGCCGCCTCCGCCGCCCGGCTGAAGGTGTCGGCGGCCCTTCTCCCCTCCCTCAAGGACGCCTCCCGCACCGCGGCCCAGCGCTTCCTGCTGGACGCCCCCGCGTGGTTCGCCGACCCGAAGACGCCCGAGTTGCTGCCCGCGGTCGCGGAGGCGGTGTGGGACGACCGTCGGATCACCGCGCGCTACCGGCGCCAGGAGGCCGACGTGGAGCGCGAGTTGGAGCCGTACGGGCTCGTCCTCAAGGCGGGCGTCTGGTATGTGTGCGCCCGTGTCACCGATGCCGGGTCCTTCCGCGTCTACCGCATCGACCGGTTCACGTCGGTCGAGCCCGGCGAGGAACGCTTCGGTCGCGACGAGGAGTTCGACCTGCCGGGCTTCTGGGCGGAACGGGCGGCGCAGTTCGCACGCTCGATCCTGCGGGCGACGGTCGTGGTGCGGCTCACCGAGGCGGGCACGCTGCGGCTGAGACACACCGTCGATGCGCGCTCCGCGCAGGAGGCCCTGGCCGTGGCCGGCCCGCCCGACGACGCGGGCCGGGTGACTCTCACGCTGCCGGTCGAGTCGTACGACGTCGCGTACACCCAGCTCCTCTCCCTCGGCCCCGAGGTGGAGGTCCTGGAACCGTCCGGGCTCCGTGAGCGCTTCGCCGAGGCGACGGCCCGGACGGCGGCGTACTACGACACACGCGACTGGGGAGGCGGCGCCGGGGCTACCGGTAGCCCGTGA
- a CDS encoding MarP family serine protease: protein MDLLDILLLLVILGYAASGYRRGLVAGCVSLAGFVGGAVIGVWVLPWVMDLVEAGTTAATVTAVLTVLLPAAAGHELAGRLAVKLRRELDRGPLRTVDGVGGAAANAVAVMLVAWVAASVLGASASPVVTSSIRNSALLGAVQDAMPDATPAWFSRATSALTEAGFPQVFNPFENEPAASVAKPSGDSVTAAATRAAQRSTVKVEGAVGTQGREGSGFVYARERVMTNAHVVAGIDDPTVRVGGTGRAYEAKVVLFDPQKDVAVLDVPGLEAPVLAFDTSATRGDAAVVAGYPQDGGLDLQAATVANKINARGQNIYGSDPVTREIYSIRSTVRPGNSGGPLLTTTGKVYGVVFARSTSDNETGYVLTADEVANDAQRAAKAESPVDTGDLITS, encoded by the coding sequence GTGGACCTGCTCGACATCCTGCTGTTGCTGGTGATCCTCGGCTATGCGGCGTCCGGTTACCGGCGCGGGCTCGTCGCGGGCTGTGTCTCCCTGGCCGGCTTCGTGGGCGGCGCCGTGATCGGCGTGTGGGTGCTGCCCTGGGTGATGGACCTGGTGGAGGCGGGGACCACGGCGGCGACGGTCACGGCGGTGCTCACGGTGCTGCTGCCCGCCGCCGCGGGCCACGAGCTGGCGGGCCGGCTGGCGGTGAAACTCCGCCGCGAACTGGACCGGGGCCCCTTGCGCACGGTCGACGGAGTGGGCGGCGCCGCGGCCAACGCGGTCGCCGTGATGCTGGTGGCGTGGGTCGCCGCGAGCGTCCTGGGCGCGTCCGCCTCGCCCGTGGTCACCTCGTCGATCCGTAACTCCGCGCTGCTCGGCGCGGTGCAGGACGCGATGCCGGATGCCACGCCGGCCTGGTTCTCCCGGGCCACCTCGGCGCTCACCGAGGCGGGCTTTCCGCAGGTCTTCAACCCCTTCGAGAACGAGCCGGCGGCCAGCGTCGCGAAGCCGTCCGGGGACAGCGTCACCGCGGCGGCCACGCGGGCCGCGCAGCGCTCCACCGTGAAGGTCGAGGGCGCGGTGGGCACCCAGGGCCGTGAGGGCAGCGGTTTCGTGTACGCGCGGGAGCGCGTGATGACCAACGCCCACGTGGTGGCGGGCATCGACGACCCGACCGTACGGGTGGGCGGCACGGGGAGGGCGTACGAGGCGAAGGTCGTCCTCTTCGACCCGCAGAAGGACGTGGCCGTGCTCGACGTGCCGGGTCTGGAGGCGCCCGTGCTGGCCTTCGACACCAGCGCGACCCGCGGCGACGCGGCGGTGGTCGCGGGCTACCCGCAGGACGGCGGCCTCGACCTCCAGGCGGCCACCGTCGCGAACAAGATCAACGCGCGGGGCCAGAACATCTACGGCTCCGACCCGGTCACCCGCGAGATCTACTCGATCCGCTCCACGGTCCGCCCCGGCAACTCCGGCGGCCCCCTCCTGACCACCACCGGCAAGGTCTACGGCGTCGTCTTCGCCCGCTCCACGAGCGACAACGAAACTGGTTACGTCCTGACGGCCGACGAGGTGGCGAACGACGCCCAGCGCGCGGCGAAGGCCGAGTCCCCGGTGGACACGGGCGACCTCATCACGTCCTGA
- a CDS encoding GNAT family N-acetyltransferase, which produces MPEPSIRTARRDDEEALGRLDRATWSYQHAVKPRDQPPYEPFFNERFGPRDHLVAELDGHIVGFVRIGFPTPLVSNAHVRQILGLAVAVEARGNGVGRALIRAVLAEARRQGALRITLRVLGHNTPARKLYESEGFVIEGIQPGEFYLDGEYVDDVLMGRSL; this is translated from the coding sequence ATGCCAGAGCCATCCATACGCACCGCCCGACGCGACGACGAAGAGGCGCTGGGCCGTCTCGACCGCGCGACCTGGTCCTACCAGCACGCCGTCAAGCCCCGGGACCAGCCGCCGTACGAGCCGTTCTTCAACGAGCGCTTCGGCCCCCGCGACCATCTGGTGGCGGAGCTGGACGGGCACATCGTCGGCTTTGTGCGGATCGGATTCCCCACCCCGCTCGTCTCGAACGCGCACGTACGGCAGATCCTGGGCCTCGCCGTCGCCGTCGAGGCGCGCGGCAACGGCGTGGGCCGGGCTCTGATCCGCGCGGTCCTCGCGGAGGCCCGCCGCCAGGGTGCGCTCCGGATCACCCTGCGCGTCCTCGGCCACAACACCCCGGCCCGCAAGCTGTACGAGTCCGAGGGCTTCGTGATCGAGGGGATCCAGCCGGGGGAGTTCTACCTGGACGGGGAGTACGTGGACGACGTCCTCATGGGGCGCAGCCTCTGA
- a CDS encoding dihydrofolate reductase family protein, translating into MRKLTFAMNMSLDGYIAAPGDDLGWSVPSDELFQWWSDRVDATGLALYGRKLWETMSSHWPTADKQPDATPAAIEYAGRWRDMPKVVFSSSTITVDWNTRLVTGDAVTEITRLKADDGGPMDIAGATLAAAAMRAGLIDEYAIATHPVLVGGGTPFFTALDNWVNLSLVETRTFPDGVLMTRYETRR; encoded by the coding sequence ATGCGGAAACTGACCTTCGCCATGAACATGAGCCTGGATGGCTACATCGCCGCGCCCGGCGACGATCTCGGCTGGAGTGTGCCGAGCGACGAGCTGTTCCAGTGGTGGTCCGACCGGGTGGACGCGACGGGCCTGGCGCTGTACGGGCGCAAGCTGTGGGAGACGATGAGCTCCCACTGGCCGACCGCCGACAAGCAGCCGGATGCCACACCGGCGGCGATCGAGTACGCCGGCCGCTGGCGGGACATGCCGAAGGTGGTGTTCTCCTCTTCGACCATCACGGTCGACTGGAACACCCGTCTGGTCACCGGCGACGCGGTCACCGAGATCACCAGGCTCAAGGCCGACGACGGCGGCCCCATGGACATCGCCGGTGCCACACTCGCCGCGGCGGCCATGCGGGCCGGGCTGATCGACGAGTACGCGATCGCCACCCATCCGGTCCTGGTGGGCGGCGGCACGCCGTTCTTCACAGCCCTGGACAACTGGGTGAACCTGAGCCTGGTGGAGACCCGGACGTTTCCCGACGGCGTGTTGATGACCAGGTACGAGACCAGACGCTGA
- a CDS encoding TetR family transcriptional regulator: MSTKSSAAARTPSLTERRKAATQFDIARAAAELFTERGPDGTTAEEIAVRAGVGLRTFYRYFRSKQDAVGPLLAIGGDHWRERLAAAEPGTALPRALESAVTASLTVPHEAKAEGLRWTRGLLRAAAEDPALRAVWYRVNQESEDKLVPLLARLAGDDADPLEIRLAAAAATDAIRVALETWAESDADVEGPGSPAELAVRCLRELTGGMRLLTEPQKS; this comes from the coding sequence GTGAGCACCAAGTCGTCCGCAGCGGCCAGGACCCCGTCGCTGACCGAGCGCCGCAAGGCGGCAACCCAGTTCGACATCGCCCGCGCCGCCGCCGAGCTCTTCACCGAGCGCGGTCCCGACGGCACCACGGCCGAGGAGATCGCCGTACGCGCCGGTGTCGGCCTGCGCACCTTCTACCGCTACTTCCGCAGCAAGCAGGACGCCGTCGGCCCCCTCCTCGCGATCGGCGGCGACCACTGGCGCGAGCGGCTGGCGGCGGCCGAGCCGGGTACCGCACTCCCCCGGGCGCTGGAGTCGGCCGTCACCGCGTCGCTGACCGTCCCGCACGAGGCCAAGGCGGAGGGCCTGCGCTGGACCCGGGGTCTGCTGCGGGCGGCCGCCGAGGATCCGGCGCTGCGCGCGGTCTGGTACCGCGTGAACCAGGAGTCCGAGGACAAGCTCGTCCCCCTGCTGGCCCGGCTGGCGGGCGACGACGCCGACCCGCTGGAGATCCGCCTCGCCGCCGCGGCCGCCACGGACGCGATCCGGGTCGCCCTGGAGACCTGGGCCGAGTCGGACGCGGACGTCGAGGGCCCCGGCTCTCCCGCGGAGCTCGCGGTGCGCTGTCTGCGGGAACTGACGGGCGGGATGCGGTTACTGACGGAGCCTCAGAAGAGCTGA
- a CDS encoding peptidoglycan recognition protein: protein MAVVGLVLCTMEVDRTPGESRRPVAARAAAGQATRPAIVPRERWLADAAYTRPPTRYANRVSAVFVHHTDSPNGYDCADVPRIIRYLYAGQAGGRHWDDIGYNFLVDRCGTIYEGRAGGTDRAVVGAHTQGFNVGTTGIAAIGTFTAGVPVPKAMTDAIAAVAAWKLGLVGIDPRAEVQLVSTNSLSKYAAGTRGTFTAVSGHTDGYWTACPGAALMARLPEIREHAARLQGRR from the coding sequence ATGGCCGTCGTCGGGCTGGTCCTGTGCACCATGGAGGTCGACCGGACGCCGGGGGAGTCCAGGCGTCCCGTCGCGGCGCGGGCCGCCGCGGGGCAGGCCACCCGGCCCGCCATCGTGCCGAGGGAACGCTGGCTGGCCGACGCCGCCTACACCCGGCCGCCGACCCGGTACGCCAACCGCGTGTCCGCCGTGTTCGTGCACCACACCGACTCCCCGAACGGTTACGACTGCGCCGACGTGCCCCGGATCATCCGCTACCTGTACGCGGGACAGGCCGGAGGCCGGCACTGGGACGACATCGGCTACAACTTCCTCGTCGACCGCTGCGGCACGATCTACGAGGGCCGGGCGGGCGGCACCGACCGCGCCGTCGTCGGCGCGCACACGCAGGGCTTCAACGTGGGCACGACGGGCATCGCGGCGATAGGGACGTTCACGGCGGGCGTGCCGGTGCCGAAGGCCATGACCGACGCCATCGCGGCCGTCGCCGCCTGGAAACTCGGCCTCGTGGGCATCGACCCGCGCGCGGAGGTACAACTCGTCTCCACCAACAGCCTGAGCAAGTACGCGGCCGGCACCCGCGGGACCTTCACCGCCGTCTCCGGCCACACCGACGGCTACTGGACCGCCTGCCCGGGCGCCGCCCTGATGGCCAGGCTGCCCGAGATCAGAGAGCACGCGGCCCGTCTCCAGGGCAGGCGGTAG